The Gouania willdenowi chromosome 7, fGouWil2.1, whole genome shotgun sequence genome includes a window with the following:
- the c1ql4a gene encoding complement C1q-like protein 4, giving the protein MVLILLVAIPLLVHTTKGGQTGNARSRYEMLGSCKMVCDPYATSQPGQELTAVSPPPQDYSGKKFKSGLRGPPGLPGPPGARGPPGEPGKPGPKGPPGPGPGGYSPSLYTPKIAFYAGLRKQHEGSEILKFDDVVTNVGNYYEPSTGKFTCPLPGIYFFTYHVLMRGGDGTSMWADLKKNGLVRASAIAQDADQNYDYASNSVILHLDVGDEVCVQLDGGKVHGGNTNKYSTFSGFLIYPD; this is encoded by the exons ATGGTCTTGATACTGTTAGTGGCCATTCCCTTACTGGTTCACACCACCAAAGGAGGGCAGACTGGAAATGCTAGGAGTCGTTATGAAATGCTAGGAAGCTGCAAAATGGTTTGTGATCCCTACGCCACGTCTCAGCCGGGCCAGGAGCTGACTGCAGTGTCTCCACCTCCGCAGGATTATTCTGGAAAAAAGTTCAAATCTGGCCTCCGAGGGCCCCCAGGACTCCCAGGTCCTCCAGGAGCACGTGGGCCTCCTGGAGAGCCAGGCAAACCAGGGCCAAAGGGTCCCCCAGGCCCTGGCCCTGGTGGCTACTCACCTTCACTCTACACACCCAAAATTGCTTTCTATGCTGGGCTACGCAAGCAGCATGAGGGCAGTGAAATATTGAAGTTTGATGATGTGGTGACCAATGTTGGCAACTACTACGAACCAAGCACAGGAAAGTTCACCTGCCCTCTCCCTGGTATCTATTTCTTCACCTACCACGTTCTGATGAGGGGTGGTGATGGAACCAGCATGTGGGCCGACCTGAAGAAGAATGGACTG GTAAGAGCGAGCGCCATTGCTCAGGATGCTGATCAGAATTACGACTATGCCTCCAACAGTGTGATCTTGCATTTGGATGTCGGTGATGAGGTGTGTGTGCAGCTCGATGGAGGAAAAGTTCATGgaggaaacacaaacaaatacagcaCATTCTCCGGCTTCCTCATCTATCCAGACTGA